One part of the Ursus arctos isolate Adak ecotype North America unplaced genomic scaffold, UrsArc2.0 scaffold_14, whole genome shotgun sequence genome encodes these proteins:
- the BABAM1 gene encoding BRISC and BRCA1-A complex member 1 isoform X1: protein MEVAEPSSPTEEEEEEEEEEEEEEEQSAEPRPRTRSNPEGAEDRALGAQASVGSRSEGEGEAASADDGTPNPPGAGPKPWQVPATAPEVQVRTPRVNCPEKVIICLDLSEEMSLSKLESFNGSKTNALNVSQKMIEMFVRTKHKIDKSHEFALVVVNDDIAWQLSGLTSDPRELCSCLYDLETASCSTFNLEGLFSLIQQKTELPVTENVQTIPPPYVVRTILVYSRPPCQPQFSLTEPMKKMFQCPYFFFDVVYIHNGADEKEEEMSWKDMFAFMGSLDTKGTSYKYEVALAGPALELHNCMAKLLAHPLQRPCQSHASYSLLEDDDEATEVEATV, encoded by the exons ATGGAGGTGGCAGAGCCCAGCAGCCCcactgaggaagaggaggaggaggaggaggaagaggaagaggaagaggagcagtcAGCTGAGCCCAGGCCCCGCACACGCTCCAACCCTGAGGGGGCTGAGGACCGGGCACTGGGGGCCCAGGCCAGTGTGGGCAGCCGCAGCGAGGGTGAGGGCGAGGCGGCCAGTGCTGACGATGGGACCCCCAATCCTCCGGGAGCTGGCCCCAAGCCCTGGCAGGTGCCCGCAACAGCTCCGGAAGTCCAGGTGCGGACACCGAGGGTCAACTGTCCAGAGAAGGTG ATCATCTGCTTGGACCTGTCGGAGGAAATGTCCCTGTCAAAGCTGGAGTCATTCAATGG ctCCAAAACCAATGCCCTCAACGTCTCCCAGAAGATGATTGAGATGTTTGTGCGGACAAAACACAAGATCGACAAGAGCCACGAGTTTGCGCTGGTGGTGGTGAATGACGACATCGCCTgg CAGCTGTCCGGCCTGACCTCTGATCCCCGCGAGCTCTGCAGCTGCCTGTATGACCTGGAGACGGCTTCTTGCTCCACATTCA ATCTGGAAGGTCTCTTCAGCCTCAT CCAGCAGAAGACTGAGCTGCCAGTCACTGAGAATGTGCAGACAATTCCACCCCCGTATGTGGTCCGCACCATCCTTGTCTATAGCCGTCCGCCTTGCCAGCCCCAGTTCTCCCTAACGGAGCCCATGAAG AAAATGTTCCAGTGCCCATACTTCTTCTTTGATGTTGTTTACATCCACAATGGCGCTGacgagaaggaagaggaaatgagcTGGAAG GACATGTTTGCCTTTATGGGCAGCCTGGATACCAAGGGTACCAGCTACAAGTACGAGGTGGCGCTGGCTGGGCCAGCCCTTGAGCTGCACAACTGTATGGCCAAGCTGCTGGCTCACCCGCTGCAGCGGCCCTGCCAGAGCCATGCCTCCTACAGCCTGCTGGAGGACGACGACGAAGCCACCGAGGTCGAAGCCACTGTCTGA
- the BABAM1 gene encoding BRISC and BRCA1-A complex member 1 isoform X2, protein MEVAEPSSPTEEEEEEEEEEEEEEEQSAEPRPRTRSNPEGAEDRALGAQASVGSRSEGEGEAASADDGTPNPPGAGPKPWQVPATAPEVQVRTPRVNCPEKVIICLDLSEEMSLSKLESFNGSKTNALNVSQKMIEMFVRTKHKIDKSHEFALVVVNDDIAWLSGLTSDPRELCSCLYDLETASCSTFNLEGLFSLIQQKTELPVTENVQTIPPPYVVRTILVYSRPPCQPQFSLTEPMKKMFQCPYFFFDVVYIHNGADEKEEEMSWKDMFAFMGSLDTKGTSYKYEVALAGPALELHNCMAKLLAHPLQRPCQSHASYSLLEDDDEATEVEATV, encoded by the exons ATGGAGGTGGCAGAGCCCAGCAGCCCcactgaggaagaggaggaggaggaggaggaagaggaagaggaagaggagcagtcAGCTGAGCCCAGGCCCCGCACACGCTCCAACCCTGAGGGGGCTGAGGACCGGGCACTGGGGGCCCAGGCCAGTGTGGGCAGCCGCAGCGAGGGTGAGGGCGAGGCGGCCAGTGCTGACGATGGGACCCCCAATCCTCCGGGAGCTGGCCCCAAGCCCTGGCAGGTGCCCGCAACAGCTCCGGAAGTCCAGGTGCGGACACCGAGGGTCAACTGTCCAGAGAAGGTG ATCATCTGCTTGGACCTGTCGGAGGAAATGTCCCTGTCAAAGCTGGAGTCATTCAATGG ctCCAAAACCAATGCCCTCAACGTCTCCCAGAAGATGATTGAGATGTTTGTGCGGACAAAACACAAGATCGACAAGAGCCACGAGTTTGCGCTGGTGGTGGTGAATGACGACATCGCCTgg CTGTCCGGCCTGACCTCTGATCCCCGCGAGCTCTGCAGCTGCCTGTATGACCTGGAGACGGCTTCTTGCTCCACATTCA ATCTGGAAGGTCTCTTCAGCCTCAT CCAGCAGAAGACTGAGCTGCCAGTCACTGAGAATGTGCAGACAATTCCACCCCCGTATGTGGTCCGCACCATCCTTGTCTATAGCCGTCCGCCTTGCCAGCCCCAGTTCTCCCTAACGGAGCCCATGAAG AAAATGTTCCAGTGCCCATACTTCTTCTTTGATGTTGTTTACATCCACAATGGCGCTGacgagaaggaagaggaaatgagcTGGAAG GACATGTTTGCCTTTATGGGCAGCCTGGATACCAAGGGTACCAGCTACAAGTACGAGGTGGCGCTGGCTGGGCCAGCCCTTGAGCTGCACAACTGTATGGCCAAGCTGCTGGCTCACCCGCTGCAGCGGCCCTGCCAGAGCCATGCCTCCTACAGCCTGCTGGAGGACGACGACGAAGCCACCGAGGTCGAAGCCACTGTCTGA